In a genomic window of Nodosilinea sp. E11:
- a CDS encoding DUF1822 family protein, protein MSYSAESAEFEFEPWRSSTVTLSATAIDWAVQVCQQEPDVAQQWPTFLRAMAVQGLQQWLEAGAQDIALYYDRVGEASPQENRPPNPAVTCRVNDFRLAVVAQGSLSDEVVTIPQSAVDDASNFAHLYVLAEVQEEADQVTILAGLRRDRLLAHQRQGEFVAQADGTYRVPVQYFDSSPEDILLYLNCLDPEQLAVASPEATSAPTPARPSLLTQRAGDLINAGRWLRDQLDTVADGLAWTLLQPLAPAHAMMSTSTPAEELEAVLRDLEPAGVSIPSTARGAYTDLQQFGLPFRLYALTWTMFEPRPPEWSLFLFLGPVPGEQLPPGTRLIVRDAEAILAEQTLSPDLDAAYLYAQVIGTWDEQFTATIELPNGTTLNWPPFVFRPEV, encoded by the coding sequence ATGAGCTATTCTGCCGAGTCTGCTGAATTTGAGTTTGAGCCCTGGCGCTCATCGACGGTGACCCTGTCGGCCACCGCCATCGACTGGGCGGTGCAGGTGTGTCAGCAAGAGCCCGATGTGGCCCAGCAGTGGCCGACGTTTCTGCGGGCCATGGCGGTGCAGGGGCTGCAACAGTGGCTAGAGGCCGGGGCTCAAGATATCGCCCTTTACTATGATCGCGTTGGCGAAGCCTCTCCGCAGGAGAATCGCCCCCCCAATCCAGCGGTTACATGCCGGGTCAACGACTTTCGCCTGGCGGTGGTGGCCCAGGGCAGCCTCAGCGATGAGGTGGTGACCATTCCCCAGAGCGCGGTGGACGATGCCAGTAACTTTGCCCACCTCTACGTGTTGGCGGAGGTGCAAGAAGAAGCCGACCAGGTGACCATTTTGGCGGGGCTGCGGCGCGATCGCCTGCTGGCCCATCAGCGCCAGGGAGAATTCGTCGCCCAGGCCGACGGCACCTACCGCGTGCCTGTGCAGTATTTTGATTCCTCTCCCGAAGATATCCTGCTGTATCTGAACTGCCTTGACCCTGAGCAACTGGCAGTGGCCAGTCCTGAAGCCACCAGCGCACCGACCCCGGCCCGGCCCTCTCTTCTGACCCAGCGGGCCGGAGATTTGATCAACGCGGGCCGCTGGCTGCGCGACCAGCTCGACACCGTGGCCGATGGGTTGGCCTGGACGCTGCTGCAGCCCCTGGCCCCAGCCCACGCCATGATGTCGACCAGCACCCCCGCCGAAGAGCTGGAGGCTGTTTTGCGAGATTTAGAACCGGCGGGGGTCTCAATTCCTAGTACGGCGAGGGGAGCCTACACTGACCTCCAGCAGTTTGGCCTACCGTTTCGGCTCTATGCCCTCACCTGGACGATGTTTGAACCTCGCCCGCCAGAATGGTCGTTGTTTCTCTTTTTGGGGCCGGTGCCTGGGGAACAGCTGCCGCCCGGCACCCGGCTGATTGTGCGCGATGCTGAGGCGATTTTGGCGGAGCAAACCCTGAGCCCAGATCTCGATGCTGCCTACCTCTATGCCCAGGTGATTGGCACCTGGGATGAGCAGTTTACTGCCACCATTGAGCTGCCCAACGGCACGACCCTCAATTGGCCGCCGTTTGTGTTTCGGCCCGAGGTTTGA